In Zalophus californianus isolate mZalCal1 chromosome 4, mZalCal1.pri.v2, whole genome shotgun sequence, the following proteins share a genomic window:
- the LOC113916899 gene encoding fibrinogen silencer-binding protein: MVGKARSSNFTLSEKLDLLKLVKPYVKILEEHTNKHSVIVEKNRCWDIIAVNYNAIGVDRPPRTAQGLRTLYKRLKEYAKQELLQQKETQSDFKGNISEPTKKVMEMIPQISSFCLVRDRNHIQSANLDEEAQAGTSSLQVMLDHHPVAITVEVKQEEDIKPPPPLVLNSQQSDILEQREDHELVHVMERSLSPSLSSVDMRMTSSPSSIPRRDDFFRHEHGEHFRSQLGYDPQILQMLKEEHQIILENQKNFGLYVQEKRDGLKRRQQLEEELLRAKIEVEKLKAVRLRHDLPEYNSL, encoded by the exons ATGGTAGGAAAGGCTAGATCTTCCAATTTTACCTTATCTGAAAAGCTTGATTTGCTAAAGCTTGTGAAGCCATATGTTAAAATTCTCGAAGAACACACTAATAAACATTCAGTAATAGTGGAAAAGAATAGATGTTGGGATATCATAGCAGTAAACTATAATGCAATTGGAGTAGATCGCCCTCCTCGAACAGCCCAGGGCCTACGCACCCTTTACAAAAGGCTCAAAGAATATGCCAAACAGGAGCTATTGCAGCAAAAAGAGACCCAATCAGATTTTAAAGGCAATATTTCTGAGCCAACCAAGAAAGTTATGGAGATGATTCCCCAGATTTCCAGTTTTTGCCTGGTAAGAGACAGGAACCACATACAAAG TGCAAACTTGGATGAGGAAGCACAGGCTGGTACGAGTTCACTACAGGTAATGTTGGATCACCATCCAGTTGCTATTACAGTAGAGGTGAAGCAAGAAGAAGACATAAAGCCCCCTCCTCCACTGGTTTTAAATTCTCAACAGAGTGATATTTTAGAACAAAGAGAAGACCATGAATTAGTACATGTTATGGAAAGATCTTTGTCGCCGTCACTTTCCTCTGTTGATATGAGAATGACATCGTCTCCATCTTCTATCCCAaggagagatgatttttttcgGCATGAGCATGGAGAACACTTTAGGTCACAATTAGGGTATGATCCTCAGATTCTGCAAATGTTGAAAGAGGAGCATCagataattttagaaaatcaaaaaaattttgGATTGTATGTTCAGGAGAAGAGGGATGGATTGAAAAGAAGGCAGCAGCTAGAGGAAGAGCTGCTAAGAGCAAAAATTGAAGTGGAGAAACTGAAAGCAGTTCGCTTACGGCATGATCTGCCTGAATATAAtagtctctaa